The Methanocaldococcus infernus ME region TTGTATAAGCTTCCTCAATTGGCTGAATAAAGATTTTTCCATCCCCAAAGTTTCCAGTATAGGCATTATTTTTTATTATTTCAACAACCTCATCAAGCTCATCATCATTAACCCCTATGAGAAGCATAACCTTTGGCAACTCATCATAAAAGATCTCTCCAACCTTTATTCCTCCCTGCTTCCCTCTACCAACAACATTTATTTTTGTGAAAGAAGGATAGCCTGCTTTCTCTAAAGCATCAACTACATCATCAACCTTCTCTGGCCTGATAATAGCTTTTATTAACTTCACTTACTCCACCTCACAAATGATTAAAAATTAAAAAATTTAAATTTATTTGTCATATAACCCATACTTCTCAACCAACTTCTCCAACTCATCCATGCTTAATGGAGTTGGAATTACAAGTTCATCATTGTCCATAATCTTCTTTCCTAACTTCTTGTACTCTAAAGCCTGTGGATGATCTGGAGCAAATTCAACTACTGTCATCTTGTTAAACTCAGCCTTCTGAACTATATTGTCTCTTGGAATGAAGTGAATAAGCTTAGTTCCTAACTTATCACAGAACTCTTCCATTAACTCTCTTTCTCCATCAACATTTCTTGAGTTACAAATTATTCCTCCTAATCTAACTCCTGACTGCTCAGCATATTTTAAGATACCCTTAGCAATGTTGTTAGCTGCGTAAAGTGCCATCATTTCTCCAGAGGAAACTATGTAAATTTCCTTAGCCAACCCATCCCTTAGAGGCATGGCAAAACCTCCACAGACAACATCCCCAAGGACGTCAAAGAAGAGAAAGTCTAAATCATCTGGATATCCACCAAGCTCTTTCATTAGATTGACAGCAGTTATAACCCCTCTTCCTGCACATCCAACCCCTGGCTCTGGTCCTCCAGATTCAACACAATAAATTCCACAGAATCCTACTTTTCTAACCTTTTCTAAGGTAACTCCTTCTTCTCCTTCTTCTCTCAAAACATCCATAACTGTCTCTTGGGGCTTTCCATGTAATATCATTCTTGTTGAATCCGCCTTAGGATCACAGCCGTGAATCATTCCCTTTAATTTGTAGTAGTATGCTAAAGCTGCTGCTGTATTTTGTGTAGTTGTACTCTTCCCTATCCCTCCTTTTCCGTAAATTGCTACTTTCTTAGCATTTGGGGCAATTTCGTCAAAGCTCATCATCTCACCTATGCTCTTTATGTAGGAAGTAGGAAGCTTATTTCCGAGAGCTAAATAATACTTCTAACTTGTAGTATATAAAACTTTCGGTATTAGGAAACCTATTTCCCAATATAAAGAATGGGCATAAAACCAAAATATATTTAAAAGGACAAGAAAAGAGTAATAAGTTAGGTGAAAATGATGGAGAAGTGGTTACTAAAAAAGAAAACTACATGCTTTAACTGTAAGCAGTATGTTGATCAAATAATTGAGATCTTCTTAAATCAAGCTTTAATTACTTGTTCAAACTGTGGGGCTAAAAGATACTATATTATAAAAAATGTTGGAGTGATGAGTGAAGATATTATAAAAGAGGAGAAAGAGAAAAAGCATAAGTATGAGCCTTGGTTTTTAGAAAAGTTGGCTGTCTGTTTCAACTGTAAAAAGGAGAGTGTACAAGACATTATTTTAACTGAGAGTAAGTTAATAGTTAGATGTAGAAACTGTGGATTCACAAGAATTTATAATTTCCATATATTGGAAATTCCTGAATAAAAAAGTTTATATAGAACTTCAAAGGAATATAATTCATAAAATATGAAATCAGGTGAAATAAATGGTTAAAGAGTTGAAGGTTGCTGAAGCTTATCAGGGAGATGTAGGTAGAGGGATAGCAAGAATTGACCCTTATGTAATGGATGAACTTAACTTAAAACCAGGGGATGTTATAGAAATTGAGGGACCAAAAGGAAAGGCTTATGCTGTAGTTTACAGAGGTTTCTTAGAAGATGCTGGTAGGAATATAATTAGAATTGATGGTTATATTAGACAGAATGCTGGAGTTGGGATTGGAGATAGAGTAAAGGTTAAGAAGGTTGAAATAAAAGAGGCTAAGAAGATTGTTTTAGCTCCAACTCAGCCTATAAGGTTTGGTCCTGGATTTGAAGACTTTGTTAAAAGAAAGATAATAGGACAAGTTTTAAACAAGGGATCTAAATTAACTATAGGGGTTTTAGGGACAGCTTTAACCTTTGTAGTTGTTAAAACTGAACCTAAAGGGCCTGTTAAGGTTACTGAATTCACTCAAGTAGAGTTAAGAGAAGAGCCAACTAAAGAGGTTGAAGAGAGTAGAATTCCAGATGTCACTTATGAAGACATTGGAGGATTAAAAGAAGAGGTTAGAAAAGTTAGAGAGATGATAGAGCTTCCAATGAAACACCCTGAGCTCTTTGAGAAGTTAGGAATTGAACCACCTAAGGGGGTTCTCTTAGTTGGACCACCAGGAACAGGGAAGACTTTATTAGCCAAGGCTGTAGCTAATGAGGCTGGAGCTAACTTCTATGTCATAAATGGACCAGAAATAATGAGTAAGTATGTTGGAGAAACTGAAGAGAACTTAAGAAAGATATTTGAAGAAGCTGAAGAGAATGCTCCTTCCATCATCTTCATTGATGAAATTGATGCTATAGCTCCTAAGAGGGATGAGGCTACAGGAGAAGTTGAGAGAAGGTTAGTAGCTCAGCTCTTAACCTTAATGGATGGATTGAAGGGAAGAGGGCAAGTTGTAGTTATTGGAGCTACAAATAGGCCAGATGCTTTAGATCCAGCTTTAAGAAGACCTGGAAGATTTGATAGAGAGATTGTTATAGGAGTTCCAGATAGAGAGGGAAGAAAGGAGATATTACAAATACACACAAGAAATATGCCATTGGCTGAAGATGTTGATCTTGACTACTTAGCAGATGTAACCCATGGATTTGTTGGAGCTGACTTAGCTGCTCTATGTAAAGAGGCAGCAATGAGAGCTTTAAGAAGAGTGCTTCCAGATATAGACTTAGAGGCTGAAGAGATTCCTAAGGAAGTTCTTGACAACTTAAAGGTTACAATGGATGACTTCAAGGAAGCTTTAAAAGATGTTGAGCCATCAGCAATGAGAGAGGTTTTAGTTGAAGTTCCAAATGTTAAGTGGGAAGACATTGGAGGGTTAGAAGAGGTTAAGCAAGAGCTTAGAGAGGCTGTAGAATGGCCATTAAAGGCTAAGGATGTCTTTGACAAAATTGGAGTTAGACCTCCAAAGGGAGTATTACTATTTGGTCCACCAGGAACAGGGAAGACTTTATTAGCCAAGGCTGTAGCTAATGAGGCTGGAGCTAACTTCATAAGTGTTAAAGGGCCAGAGATATTTAGTAAGTGGGTAGGTGAGAGTGAGAAAGCTATAAGAGAGATATTCAAGAAGGCAAGACAGAATGCTCCATGTATCATATTCTTTGATGAAATTGATGCTATTGCTCCAAAGAGAGGAAGAGATATAAGCTCAGGAGTTACTGATAAGGTTGTCAATCAAATATTAACTGAGCTTGATGGTTTAGAAGAGCCTAAGGATGTTGTTGTCATAGCAGCTACAAATAGGCCAGATATTATAGACCCAGCACTATTAAGACCAGGAAGGTTAGATAGAATCATCTTAGTCCCAGTTCCAGATGAGAAGGCAAGGTTAGACATATTCAAGATACACACAAGAGGCATGTCCTTGGCTGAAGATGTTGACTTAGAAGAGCTTGCTAAGAAAACTGAAGGATATACTGGAGCTGACATAGAGGCTGTATGTAGAGAGGCTGCAATGCTTGCAGTTAGAGAAGGAATAGGAGAGCCTTGGGACATTGAGAAAGATTTAAGAGAGCTAATTAACTACTTACAAGCAATCTCTGGAGCATTTAGAGCCTTAGCTGTTGAGCTTAACAGTGTTATAAAGGCTACTAAGGAAAAGGAAAGTGTCAGTAAGAAAGAGTTTGATGAATTGAAGAGATCATTGGAGAAGATTATTAGCTTATCTGATCCACTAAGAGAGAAGATTGAGAAAGCTGAGAAAGATATAGAAAGCTTCCTTAAGAAAATAGAAGAACTTGATCTAAAACCATCTGAAAAAGAGAATGCCAAGAAGTTAGCTAAGTACTTAAAAGACTTACTTAAAAAGTTAGAGGAAATGGTTAATAGCATAGTTAGCTTAAAGGATAAGATAGCTGGGCTAAAAGAGGATGTAAAGGCTGAGGAGATAAGTGAAATTATAAAGAGTGCTCAAAACATCCTACAGAGATTTGGCACTTCCTTAGATGAGCTAAAGAATGCTCTAAAGGATATTGAAAGTATAAGATTAAAGGCTACAACAAAAGACATTAAAGTTAGAAAAGAGCACTTCATGAAGGCTCTCAAGAAGATAAAGCCATCTGTTAGTAAGGAAGATATGAAGGTTTATGAGAGGTTAGCTAAAGAGTATGGAAGAGCTACAAGTTTAGAAGAGTCTGAAGAAGAGGATAGAGAAGTTATTTAATCCCTTAAATTTTTTTATTTTTTAGTCATATTTAAGAAGTAATCTAAGAACTCTAAGCCTCCTCCATAGTTTACAGCTTTTGGATGAATTGACAAACAGAATAGATATTTTGAAGATTCATAATCTTTCTTAGCTAATTTTTTAGCAGATTCAAGATAATCTTTTGGAAGGTACCAAGTATACTCTCTATTGGTTATCAGAATTTTTTTAATTGAATCATTTTCTTTTTTTAGTATGTAATGGTCTGTAATAATTGTAATATCCCTACTTAGAAATACTTCTTTTGCATCTTCTGATATTTTATACCTTGGTGGAATAAAATATTTTATTTTTTTAGTATTAAATCCACACTCTTTTATTATTTTAAATGAATTATTTAGCTTTTCTTCTGCAACAGACTTATTACAGTTAAATTCTTCTCCTATATGATTATATCCATGATATTCTATATGATATCCCTTACTTTCTAAATGATGTAAGTACTCAACAAATTTAGGGTAGTTTTTAAGATTATACTTATTTGCATGGTTAACAATGATAAATAAGTAAGTTCTATCTTGATAGTTATATTTATCTATTATTTTCTCAATATCTTTTAATTCATTAAAATATTTTGGGCTAACATCATGAATAAAAATTATTGGCTCTTTTATAGTGTTATTTGAGTTTAGTGCATAACCTAAAGGATCAACTTCATTATTATTTCCAAAAGTAACTGTAAATAATATTGATAGAGCTAATACAAGTCCTAAAAATATAAAATAATGTGGTTTTTTCATAGTATCCCATAGTTGGTTTTATTTAAGTAATTTACTAAATTTTGTTACATATATATTTAATTTTTGATAGTTTTAAGATCACTTACTTTATTTTGTTTTATGGTTTTATCTTGTTTGAAGTTTTTGTTTTTAGGTTTTTGTTACTTTTTGGGTGAGTTTTTGATTTTTGTGAGTTTTTAGTTAGCTTCGGAGGGTAGCTTTGTATTATTAATTTAAATATTCGGTTTTTATGAATTATTGGGATTTTTTAGTTTTTTAGGTTATTTGTTTTTAGAGTTTTGTTTTCCCTTTGGAAATTTCGTTTTTGGTTTAAAGGTTTAATTTTATTTTAGTATTAAGGAAAGTAAGTATTTTTATCAAACTTCGGATCTTTTTAAATAAATAGGAAAACCTAACCTTCATCCCGTTGATTAGGGATAAAGCTTATATACTATAAGAGCGAATGTTATAAACAAGCAAAATTTTACCTTGTAAAATAACGCCCCTAAGGGGATGGAAACAAGCTAAAAAATATAATTAAAGAAGCTACTAAAAGCGTAAAATAACGCCCCTAAGGGGATGGAAACTAATTTTATTTTTACTATTATAAATCAATAGACTCAAATAAAAAAATTAATTAATTCAATAATAACTTTTATAAACATCACCACAAAATAAAATTTAATAAATTTAACAAAGAGTTAAGGGGTTTTGTATGGAGAATGGTGAATATTTTATCAATCCTAACTTAGATCCAAGAAAAGATCACATACTATACAAAGATAAGGAACACATGGTTATTTATCTTGGAACTTCTGGGTTTGGAAAAGGAGATGTTGAAATTAATAGCTATTTGATAGTTAATAAAGGAAAAGGCTTCCTTGTTGATCCAGGAGGATATAAGATATTTCCAAGGGTTTTAGCCAACATATCAAAGTATATTAATCCAAAAAATATAGAATATATTTACATGTGCCACCAAGATCCTGATGTTTGTGGAAGTATCCCACTATGGAGAACTATAACCAATGCTAAACTTGTTACAAGTTGGCTATGGATAAGGTTCTTACCTCACTTTGGTTTTGAAGATGTAGATGCTGTTGCCTATCCATTGGAAGATGAAGGGCATGTTTTAAAATTTGGCTCCTCCACCTTAGAGTTTATCCCAGCTCACTTTTTACACAGTCCAGGACATTTTACAATTTATGATAGGAGGAGTAAATTTTTATTTACAGGAGATATTGGGATAGCTCTTTTAGAAAAGCCTTACTTGGTTGCTGAAGATATAAGTAAGCATATTGAGGCTATGAAACCTATACATGAGAGGCTAATGGCTAACAATGTAGCTTTAAAAAATTGGGTTAAAAGGGTTAGAGGCTTAAGTATTGAAGCTATCCTTCCACAGCATGGGGCCATTATACAGAAAAAAGATATAGGTAG contains the following coding sequences:
- a CDS encoding P-II family nitrogen regulator, whose protein sequence is MKLIKAIIRPEKVDDVVDALEKAGYPSFTKINVVGRGKQGGIKVGEIFYDELPKVMLLIGVNDDELDEVVEIIKNNAYTGNFGDGKIFIQPIEEAYTIRTGEKGL
- the nifH gene encoding nitrogenase iron protein; protein product: MSFDEIAPNAKKVAIYGKGGIGKSTTTQNTAAALAYYYKLKGMIHGCDPKADSTRMILHGKPQETVMDVLREEGEEGVTLEKVRKVGFCGIYCVESGGPEPGVGCAGRGVITAVNLMKELGGYPDDLDFLFFDVLGDVVCGGFAMPLRDGLAKEIYIVSSGEMMALYAANNIAKGILKYAEQSGVRLGGIICNSRNVDGERELMEEFCDKLGTKLIHFIPRDNIVQKAEFNKMTVVEFAPDHPQALEYKKLGKKIMDNDELVIPTPLSMDELEKLVEKYGLYDK
- a CDS encoding CDC48 family AAA ATPase, with the protein product MVKELKVAEAYQGDVGRGIARIDPYVMDELNLKPGDVIEIEGPKGKAYAVVYRGFLEDAGRNIIRIDGYIRQNAGVGIGDRVKVKKVEIKEAKKIVLAPTQPIRFGPGFEDFVKRKIIGQVLNKGSKLTIGVLGTALTFVVVKTEPKGPVKVTEFTQVELREEPTKEVEESRIPDVTYEDIGGLKEEVRKVREMIELPMKHPELFEKLGIEPPKGVLLVGPPGTGKTLLAKAVANEAGANFYVINGPEIMSKYVGETEENLRKIFEEAEENAPSIIFIDEIDAIAPKRDEATGEVERRLVAQLLTLMDGLKGRGQVVVIGATNRPDALDPALRRPGRFDREIVIGVPDREGRKEILQIHTRNMPLAEDVDLDYLADVTHGFVGADLAALCKEAAMRALRRVLPDIDLEAEEIPKEVLDNLKVTMDDFKEALKDVEPSAMREVLVEVPNVKWEDIGGLEEVKQELREAVEWPLKAKDVFDKIGVRPPKGVLLFGPPGTGKTLLAKAVANEAGANFISVKGPEIFSKWVGESEKAIREIFKKARQNAPCIIFFDEIDAIAPKRGRDISSGVTDKVVNQILTELDGLEEPKDVVVIAATNRPDIIDPALLRPGRLDRIILVPVPDEKARLDIFKIHTRGMSLAEDVDLEELAKKTEGYTGADIEAVCREAAMLAVREGIGEPWDIEKDLRELINYLQAISGAFRALAVELNSVIKATKEKESVSKKEFDELKRSLEKIISLSDPLREKIEKAEKDIESFLKKIEELDLKPSEKENAKKLAKYLKDLLKKLEEMVNSIVSLKDKIAGLKEDVKAEEISEIIKSAQNILQRFGTSLDELKNALKDIESIRLKATTKDIKVRKEHFMKALKKIKPSVSKEDMKVYERLAKEYGRATSLEESEEEDREVI
- a CDS encoding DUF2334 domain-containing protein, with translation MKKPHYFIFLGLVLALSILFTVTFGNNNEVDPLGYALNSNNTIKEPIIFIHDVSPKYFNELKDIEKIIDKYNYQDRTYLFIIVNHANKYNLKNYPKFVEYLHHLESKGYHIEYHGYNHIGEEFNCNKSVAEEKLNNSFKIIKECGFNTKKIKYFIPPRYKISEDAKEVFLSRDITIITDHYILKKENDSIKKILITNREYTWYLPKDYLESAKKLAKKDYESSKYLFCLSIHPKAVNYGGGLEFLDYFLNMTKK
- a CDS encoding MBL fold metallo-hydrolase — its product is MENGEYFINPNLDPRKDHILYKDKEHMVIYLGTSGFGKGDVEINSYLIVNKGKGFLVDPGGYKIFPRVLANISKYINPKNIEYIYMCHQDPDVCGSIPLWRTITNAKLVTSWLWIRFLPHFGFEDVDAVAYPLEDEGHVLKFGSSTLEFIPAHFLHSPGHFTIYDRRSKFLFTGDIGIALLEKPYLVAEDISKHIEAMKPIHERLMANNVALKNWVKRVRGLSIEAILPQHGAIIQKKDIGRFFNFLENLKCGTDLIR